In Populus nigra chromosome 1, ddPopNigr1.1, whole genome shotgun sequence, one genomic interval encodes:
- the LOC133688405 gene encoding 18.1 kDa class I heat shock protein-like translates to MAMIPSFFNNRRGSSIIFDPFSSFEAWDPFKDFPFPSSSLIPRENSGFVSTRIDWKETPEAHVFKADLPGLKKEEVKVEIEDDRVLQISGERNMEMEDKNDTWHRIERSNGKFLRRFRLPENAKMDQVKASMENGLLTVTVPKEEVKKRDAKAIEISG, encoded by the coding sequence ATGGCAATGATTCCAAGCTTCTTCAACAACCGACGAGGCAGCAGCATCATCTTCGACCCATTCTCTTCTTTCGAGGCTTGGGATCCATTTAAGGACTTCCCTTTCCCCTCATCTTCCCTCATCCCTCGTGAAAACTCAGGTTTTGTTAGCACTCGCATTGACTGGAAAGAGACCCCAGAAGCCCATGTCTTTAAAGCTGATCTTCCGGGCCTAAAGAAGGAGGAAGTGAAAGTCGAGATCGAAGATGACAGGGTGCTTCAGATCAGTGGAGAGAGGAATATGGAGATGGAAGACAAGAATGATACCTGGCATCGTATTGAACGTAGTAATGGTAAGTTCTTGAGAAGGTTCAGGCTGCCTGAGAATGCCAAGATGGATCAAGTCAAGGCTTCTATGGAAAATGGGCTTCTTACTGTCACTGTGCCTAAGGAGGAAGTCAAGAAACGTGATGCCAAGGCTATTGAAATCTCCGGTTGA
- the LOC133675553 gene encoding uncharacterized protein LOC133675553 isoform X1 has translation MATENKPKSSASVTTNSKKRKQRYLPHNKPVKKKGSYPLHPGVQGFFITCDGGRERQASREAINVIDSFYEELVFGKDTSVKLAELPNKPINKKIKFSYSDVEGDDDEEKEEDEEDGLDENKSGAPEANDAKNENPADEKLGSPCLENENSECQREEKTNQEEGCKNNKKQESEAEELPAKKKCTETCAPKSVGQEKVEEKSIDKLIEDELKELGDKNKRHFLSLDSGCNGVVFVQMRKIDGDPCPKDIVQHMMTSAASTRKHMSRFILRVLPIEVACYASEEEISRAIAPVVEKYFPVDTQDPQKFAVMYEARANSGIDRMKIINSVAKCVPGPHKVDLSNPDKTIVVEIVKTLCLIGVIEKYKELSKYNLRQLTSSK, from the exons ATGGCAACTGAAAACAAGCCGAAGTCCAGTGCCAGTGTCACTACCAACAGCAAGAAGAGAAAGCAACGCTACCTCCCTCACAAT AAGCCAGTGAAGAAGAAGGGTTCCTACCCATTACACCCAGGAGTTCAAGGCTTCTTTATCACTTGTGACGGGGGAAGGGAGCGCCAAGCCTCGCGTGAGGCCATTAACGTTATTGATTCT TTTTATGAAGAACTAGTTTTTGGGAAGGATACTAGTGTGAAGCTTGCAGAGTTGCCTAATAAacctataaataaaaagattaagttCTCATATTCTGATGTTGAAGGAGACGATGAcgaagaaaaggaggaggatGAGGAAGATGGGTTAGATGAGAACAAATCAGGTGCCCCCGAAGCCAATGATGCAAAGAATGAAAACCCAGCAGACGAAAAGTTAGGATCTCCTTGTCTAGAAAATGAGAACAGTGAATgtcaaagagaagaaaagactAATCAAGAAGAGggttgtaaaaataataaaaaacaagaaagtgaGGCAGAGGAGCTACCAGCAAAGAAGAAATGCACAGAAACATGTGCCCCCAAGTCTGTTGGCCAAGAAAAAGTGGAGGAGAAATCCATTGATAAGCTTATTGAGGATGAACTCAAAGAACTTGGAGATAAGAACAAG AGACACTTTCTCAGCCTTGATTCTGGTTGTAATGGTGTTGTCTTTGTTCAAATGCGCAAGATAGATGGGGACCCTTGTCCCAAAGATATTGTGCAACATATGATGACATCTGCTGCATCAACAAGGAAACACATGTCCAG GTTCATTTTAAGAGTGTTACCAATTGAAGTTGCGTGCTATGCTTCAGAAGAGGAAATTTCAAGAGCAATCGCACCAGTTGTGGAGAAATATTTTCCCGTGGATACCCAGGACCCGCAGAAG TTTGCGGTAATGTATGAAGCCCGTGCAAACTCTGGTATTGACaggatgaaaattataaattccgTTGCAAAATGTGTTCCTGGACCTCATAAAGTTGATCTTAGCAATCCTGACAAGACAATTGTAGTTGAAATTGTCAAG acTCTGTGCTTGATCGGGGTTATTGAAAAGTACAAGGAGTTGTCCAAGTACAACTTGAGGCAGCTCACATCTTCGAAGTAG
- the LOC133675553 gene encoding uncharacterized protein LOC133675553 isoform X2, with the protein MATENKPKSSASVTTNSKKRKQRYLPHNKPVKKKGSYPLHPGVQGFFITCDGGRERQASREAINVIDSFYEELVFGKDTSVKLAELPNKPINKKIKFSYSDVEGDDDEEKEEDEEDGLDENKSGAPEANDAKNENPADEKLGSPCLENENSECQREEKTNQEEGCKNNKKQESEAEELPAKKKCTETCAPKSVGQEKVEEKSIDKLIEDELKELGDKNKRHFLSLDSGCNGVVFVQMRKIDGDPCPKDIVQHMMTSAASTRKHMSRFILRVLPIEVACYASEEEISRAIAPVVEKYFPVDTQDPQKGPTELHHMQQATI; encoded by the exons ATGGCAACTGAAAACAAGCCGAAGTCCAGTGCCAGTGTCACTACCAACAGCAAGAAGAGAAAGCAACGCTACCTCCCTCACAAT AAGCCAGTGAAGAAGAAGGGTTCCTACCCATTACACCCAGGAGTTCAAGGCTTCTTTATCACTTGTGACGGGGGAAGGGAGCGCCAAGCCTCGCGTGAGGCCATTAACGTTATTGATTCT TTTTATGAAGAACTAGTTTTTGGGAAGGATACTAGTGTGAAGCTTGCAGAGTTGCCTAATAAacctataaataaaaagattaagttCTCATATTCTGATGTTGAAGGAGACGATGAcgaagaaaaggaggaggatGAGGAAGATGGGTTAGATGAGAACAAATCAGGTGCCCCCGAAGCCAATGATGCAAAGAATGAAAACCCAGCAGACGAAAAGTTAGGATCTCCTTGTCTAGAAAATGAGAACAGTGAATgtcaaagagaagaaaagactAATCAAGAAGAGggttgtaaaaataataaaaaacaagaaagtgaGGCAGAGGAGCTACCAGCAAAGAAGAAATGCACAGAAACATGTGCCCCCAAGTCTGTTGGCCAAGAAAAAGTGGAGGAGAAATCCATTGATAAGCTTATTGAGGATGAACTCAAAGAACTTGGAGATAAGAACAAG AGACACTTTCTCAGCCTTGATTCTGGTTGTAATGGTGTTGTCTTTGTTCAAATGCGCAAGATAGATGGGGACCCTTGTCCCAAAGATATTGTGCAACATATGATGACATCTGCTGCATCAACAAGGAAACACATGTCCAG GTTCATTTTAAGAGTGTTACCAATTGAAGTTGCGTGCTATGCTTCAGAAGAGGAAATTTCAAGAGCAATCGCACCAGTTGTGGAGAAATATTTTCCCGTGGATACCCAGGACCCGCAGAAG GGACCAACCGAGTTGCATCACATGCAACAAGCTACAATTTGA
- the LOC133688397 gene encoding hexokinase-3-like — protein sequence MGKVAVGVAVGVAVAACAVAGVVVGRRVGSRRKWKRVVRVLEELEEACDTPVGRLRQVVDAMAVEMHAGLASEGGSKLKMLLTFVDHLPTGSEIGTYYALDLGGTNFRVLRIQLGGRRSSILSQDVERQPIPQHLMTSTSEDLFDFIASTLKQFVEKEESGSEPSPVRTRELGFTFSFPVKQSSLPSGILIKWTKGFAIEDMVGKEVVELLEAALVRSGLDMRVALLVNDTVGTLALGRYHDADTVAAVIIGTGTNACYLERADAIIKCQGLLTTSGYMVVNMEWGNFWSSHLPRTSYDIDLDSESPNPNDQGFEKMISGMYLGDIVRRVILRISLESDIFGPVSSRLSIPFILQTPLLAAMHEDDSPELKKVAKILKETLEISEVSLKVRKLVVRICDVVTCRAARLAAAGIVGILKKIGRDGSGGTGGRNRSDVKMKRTVVAIEGGLYTSYTMFRKYLHEALNEILGDVAQHVILQVTEDGSGIGGALLAASYSSYSVDGVKLL from the exons ATGGGGAAGGTGGCGGTGGGGGTGGCGGTTGGGGTGGCGGTGGCGGCGTGTGCGGTGGCAGGAGTGGTTGTGGGGAGGAGGGTAGGGAGTAGGAGGAAGTGGAAGAGAGTGGTGAGAGTGTTGGAAGAGCTAGAAGAAGCATGTGATACACCAGTTGGGAGGTTAAGGCAAGTAGTGGATGCTATGGCTGTGGAGATGCATGCTGGTTTGGCTTCTGAAGGTGGCTCTAAGCTCAAAATGTTACTCACTTTTGTTGACCATTTGCCTACTGG GAGTGAGATAGGAACTTATTATGCTCTAGATCTTGGGGGTACTAATTTTAGGGTCTTGCGGATTCAGCTAGGAGGTAGAAGATCTTCAATCTTGTCTCAAGATGTGGAGCGACAACCCATTCCCCAGCACTTGATGACAAGCACAAGTGAG GATCTCTTTGATTTTATTGCTTCAACCTTAAAGCAATttgttgaaaaagaagaaagtggTTCCGAGCCTTCTCCAGTTAGAACAAGGGAGCTTGggtttacattttcttttccagTGAAACAGTCATCACTTCCTTCAGGGATCCTCATCAAATGGACAAAAGGATTTGCAATTGAAGACATG GTTGGAAAAGAGGTGGTTGAACTTTTAGAAGCTGCATTGGTCAGGAGTGGTTTAGATATGCGAGTCGCATTGCTG GTAAATGATACTGTGGGAACCTTAGCACTTGGACGTTATCATGATGCCGATACTGTTGCTGCTGTGATAATTGGAACAGGTACCAATGCCTGTTATTTAGAACGGGCAGATGCCATCATAAAGTGTCAAGGTCTGCTTACAACTTCTGGATACATG GTTGTTAACATGGAATGGGGGAATTTCTGGTCATCTCATTTGCCAAGAACTTCTTATGATATTGATTTGGATTCCGAAAGCCCTAACCCAAATGATCAG GGTTTTGAGAAAATGATATCAGGAATGTATCTCGGTGACATTGTTCGAAGAGTTATTCTCAGAATCTCGCTAGAGTCGGATATATTTGGACCTGTTTCCTCCAGATTATCAATCCCCTTTATTTTGCA AACTCCTTTATTGGCTGCAATGCATGAGGATGACTCTCCTGAGCTGAAGAAAGTTGCTAAGATATTGAAAGAAACTTTGGAG ATTTCAGAGGTCTCTTTGAAAGTCCGAAAGCTTGTTGTAAGGATATGTGATGTCGTGACGTGTAGGGCTGCTCGATTGGCAGCTGCTGGCATTGTGGGAATCTTGAAGAAGATTGGACGGGATGGGAGCGGAGGCACTGGTGGAAGAAACAGGAGTGatgttaaaatgaaaagaacagTTGTGGCGATTGAAGGGGGTTTATATACAAGTTATACAATGTTCAGAAAGTACTTGCATGAAGCACTGAATGAAATATTGGGAGATGTGGCCCAACATGTCATTCTCCAGGTTACAGAAGACGGATCAGGCATTGGCGGAGCTCTCCTTGCTGCCTCATATTCATCCTACAGTGTGGATGGCGTAAAGCtgctataa